Part of the Lolium rigidum isolate FL_2022 chromosome 6, APGP_CSIRO_Lrig_0.1, whole genome shotgun sequence genome, CTCAAAATAGAACTTAAATAGGCCCTTTTTGATTGGGCCTTGTTGTATACCAAATGTCAGGACAATATCTTCTTCAATCAAAAACTTCATTAGTTAGTATTTGCTGAAAAAGTTCCATGGATAAACTTTATGTTagcatatacaaaaaaaaaagtatgttTTCCCGGTGTGTGTCATTCTTTTTCACATTGGGAGAGAGTGCTTCTGCAGACTAACTGACCCGTAAAGTTTATATTCATTTTGTGCAGGTGACGAGATGACTAGAATTATATGGAAATGGATCAAAGATAAGGTTAGTTATTGTCATTTCTGTTTGTTCTTGATTTTGATAGAATACTTAACCAAGGGCCGTGTTCAGAATCTCTGATTATCTTATATCATTTTGTTCAATTTTTGGTGCTTTAGTGTTTCTTATTGTCCGCGTCTTCATTTGAtagacattttgaaatattttaTTGCAGCTTATATTCCCTTTCCTGGATTTGGACATAAAATACTATGACTTAGGTCTACCTAACCGTGACGCTACTGGGGACAAAGTAACAATAGAAAGTGCAGAAGCTACCCTAAAGTAAGCCTCACTTTTTCTGCTTCATGGTTCTGGGTCATTCTATGTTTTCTTGTCTCTCTTTTGAGTTATGCCTTTCTTTCATGACAACAGTATTTTCTACTGGAATGGCTATTATTAGTGCTTTTTGCTGAACCTCTTGGTCCTAGTCCCAACTAGCAATTATTGTTAAATGAAGGAATTTGCATGTGTGCCAGTGGTttctttttcgagaatacaccctgggAGGTGTATTGATCACATAGAAGAAAAGCCGGAAGGCTCACACCACAACGTTCGTGCTGTCAACAGGGGTGACAGCTCCCCGAGCAAAGCCTAATCTCCGTCCCTCCACGAGAAAGGAAAGGGGTCAGGAAAGCTGAAAGACTCGGAGCGGAACAACCTAGCTAGACGCCAACTGAGGGACTCCTCCTTGATCCTACCCCTAATCGCTCGAGCCTCCGGTGCCGCGCCGTTGAACACCACCTCATTCCGGTGCCTCCGGATGCACCGGAAGACAAGGATAACCGCCGTCCAAAGGTCCCGTCTCAGCCCCGAGGGGCGGACCAAGGAGGACCACCACCGAACAAGGTCCGTGTCCACGGAGGGGAGCCACTCCATCATCCCCCACCGAGCTAAGACCCAAGCCCAGATCTCGCGCGTGACCACACAACCTAGCAGAAGGTGCTGAATGGACTCCGGCTCTTGGTCGCACAGAGGGCAAGCAGCAGGGTGTGGAAGGCCGCGCCGCTGCAGCCTATCCGCCGTCCATCACCTGTTCCGGGAGGCAAGCCGGGCGAAGAACTTACATAATGCTGATACATAATTGATGTATATTGTTTGTGCCTTTGTGGTCCCTATATTTCTAGCCTATTGAGTTATGCTGTAATTTTGTTCCAGGTATAATGTGGCCATCAAGTGCGCAACTGTCACCCCAGGTGATGCTCAGAAGAATTTGATTTCATTAACCTATGAGCATTATGTATCGACGAAGCTTTGGACACATATGTTAATTTTGATTTGGTGGCACGCTACTTTTGAGCTTACGGACGAAGGACGTGTAAAAGAGTTTAATTTAAAAGCTATGTGGAGGAGTCCAAATGGGACAATAAGGAACATCTTGAATGGTAAACCACTCACTGGTGATCAGTTTATTTCACATATGTTCATTGAGCTTCGTGAGTCCTGTATTTATTCTATGCTTAACTTTCATTGATGCACCTGTTGTGGTTTCTTTTTTACTTACATCATAGGAACTCATTGACTTCTGCAGGAACTGTTTTCCGGGAACCAATCATCTGCAAGAATGTTCCTCGGCTTGTACCTGGTACGGTGGTTTTATTGCACTTTCACACACCAATGCTTGGAGCTCGTTGATATTTATGCTACATATTTTACTCTGCCAGGATGGACAAAACCCATATGTATTGGAAGGCATGCTTTTGGTGATCAATACCGAGCAACAGATGTAATCATTAGAGGGCCAGGGAAGCTCAAATTGGTATTTGGTATGTAACTCAAGAAAACTAGTTATTCAGCTACTCTTGTGATTGGTCTTACAAGTCAGAATTTGTAGAacttagcactcattattttgtaGCTTGATCTCTTTATGATAAAAAAATGTTAATGCTTCTCAAAATAGAGACATGGTTGTTGGCATCGACATTACATGTGACCATCTTGGCACATAAGCCTGGCTACCACTATAATCAGGAGCACTACTTCAGGACCTATTTAATGATTTATATGCGTATACACTGagtagaatcagtttctcttactAAGTACTCCGTACTTTGTATTTGTGAGCGCACCTTACTAATATAGTTAAGTACCAATGATATTTTTCTGCAGTGACTTATGAGTTATTCGTTGtgctaatttcatgcttacactCTTATCTTCTGAAAACTGCCACAGATGGCGTAGAGGAGCAAATAGAGTTGGATGTGTTCAACTTTAATGGTGCTGGTGGGGTAGCATTGTCTATGTATAATACCGATGAGGTTTGTTTAACTAGCTTGGATGCTCTGTATCTTCAAAATTGGTCTTTAAACCTGACATACTTTATCTTATTGCATTGGAAATAGTCTATTCGGGCTTTTGCTGAATCTTCAATGAACGTGGCTTACCAGAAAAGATGGCCACTTTATCTTAGTACCAAGAACACGATCCTCAAAAAATATGATGGAAGGTCAATATTCAATTATCATGCATTATCTATTTTTTTGGAGATAGTCTTGAATCCATGTATGGCTTACACTGAAATATCACTCTCCTTACTTGCCGGTTTATCTCATATATCAGGTTTAAAGACATTTTCCAAGAAAACTATGAAAAAATTTGGAGAGGCAAGTTTGAGAAGGCAGGAATATGGTATGTCTATTTGCTCTATTGAACAGATAAGTATATAACATGCTTTGTTTTCCTTCTGTTCCAGACTAATTGTTGCTGTGGCAGGTACGAACATCGGCTGATCGATGATATGGTGGCCTATGCCCTTAAGAGTGAAGGTGGTTATGTTTGGGCTTGCAAGAATTATGATGGAGATGTGCAGAGTGATCTGATTGCTCAAGGTTTGTGCTCATCGTATATGGATGTTATTCCTTGCAACCTTTTATCTTGAGAAGGATGTCAGTTCATTTGCTAAGAGAAGTATGGTTTTACTTCTGCTGCAGGTTTTGGATCCCTAGGTCTCATGACATCAGTTCTGGTAAGTGTATGCCCTGATGGATGCTTCGTGCTACTCTctgtatttcaaagttattatcaCCATTTGTTTTATTATTGAGAATTCATCTAGATTGCACTGTCCTGCACCTGATATGTGCTTCTCTGTGCTCATCTTAACAGTTATAATTTTTTTATTGCTTTAGGTGTGCCCTGATGGTAGAACAGTTGAAGCTGAAGCTGCACATGGTACAGTCACAAGACATTACAGAGTCCACCAAAAAGGAGGCGAAACAAGCACAAATAGCATCGCGTCAATCTTTGCATGGTCGACTGGACTAGCACATAGGTACCAAGGGTGAATTAAATTATagaaatagatgatattgatttTACTCATGTTAAACCTGGATTCTCTTTTTGTGCTCTGTTGACCCTAAACTTCTTATACACAATCTTCATTTTCGTTAAACCAGAGATTTCAGAAAATTATGTTCTGAACTTCAGTTGGAATTTTCACTTTCGGGAGGTTGTTCTAGCTTATACATTCTTATTTGCTACTTCTGTAAACACCAAGTAGGCCACAGTAATTTTATTTGCTACTTTTGTAAAGATCTATAGCTGAAGCATTACGCGTTAACCTTGAACACTTGTACAGGGCAAAGCTGGATGACAACAAAAGACTGTTAGATTTCACACAAAAACTGGAAGCTGCTTGTGTGGGAACAGTGGAATCTGGAAAGATGACAAAGGATCTAGCTCTTCTCATACATGGGCCAACGTAATTCTTGCATCTCGTTTTGTATTCTGTAGCGACAATACAAAACGTAGTTCTAATCACCATTCTATCTATTAATTTTAATTTATACTGATTATCTTGACATCCTACAGTGTTAGCCGAGATAAGTATCTGAACACACTGGAGTTTATCGATGCGGTTGCTGATGAGTTGAAAACAAGTTTGTCAGTAAAATCGAAGTTATGAAGGTACTTCAACTAAGATCCTTTCCCTGTATTTCAGCTTAAGTGGCTTGTAATGCTTCTGTGAGGCTCATGTTTTCTTATCTAAGCATAATCTGCTATTCTCAACACAGGAGCGAACAGGGCAAGGGACTTGTTAAGATCTCCCATAATATACGATTTTATACCTTTGTACTATGAATAAGAAGGTGGGCAACGTTCCTTACAATACTCACAATCTCACATAAAGCCTCTGGTGACAATCTGAATGCACCTTGGAACAATGAAGAAAGTCTATGAATTTAGCTCGAAACTAAGACAACTAGGCCTATAGTTCACTAAATTCTGATTCATGAACAAGTCATTGTCTAGTAGCTCTTCCGAAAGTTCTGTCCAAACCAAGTGTGGTTTTGTCACCCCTACATACATACAAGTGGTGTTTGCAACAAAtaggcttttattttattttattaaaaACACTGTCATGTCCCAGACATGGAATCAAAGGCAACTCAAAATATGGAGGTGATCGTCCTTTTACATTGATGCAAGTTACATGTTTCAATAATCCTTACAGCTTCAGTTTGCTTTCATCATTGGGCAACCTGAAGCCGATGCTGCAGAAGCAGCAGGCGGGCTCAAGAAGCTGGCGAGGAAGTTGCCCCGCTCGTAGTAATACTCTGCCTTCTCCACCTTCATCTCCTCATCAACCTGTATCACATTATTGCAGCGGACCATATATCAGTGTTTCCTCTGTTAGTGTAGATTCCCAGGTCTGAACAAAAGTTAACTGCATGGACAGCACGGAGATCTTATATACCAAGGTGCCAAACAAACTTACATGGAAGATGCAGACGCCAAAGAACTCCACACGCTGGCCATGAGGCGGGTGCCCCTTGAACGGCCCCTCCATGTACCCCCAATGTCGGAACTTGAAGGCGACCTTCGGTGGGTCGCTGCTGTAGACGTCAAGCACCTCAATGGCAAAACCCCGTGGAAATGCTGTGAGGAATGTCGACATGCCGGAGTCGACAGTTTCTTTGTCCGGGTCATAGATGCGGTGCTCTGACGGCAAAGTGGTCGACAGGAACGCGTTGTAGCCTCCCATGGCCGACCATTCCTTCCGTGTCAGAGCCTTCATCCCTGCAAGCTTTTCATGTCGTTACACGGCGCGCTAATCTGGCAAGGTGTGGAAGTGTGTTGTGTGCAGCCATGAAGCCTCACCGTTGGTGCTCGCCGTGAATCCCTGGGAGTGAACGCACTTCTGATCCTCGGGGCGCACCTTGTGGAACATCTCCATCTCCCAGGTCTTGAGCAAGCGCTGCACCTTCTCTTCCACAGACCCCTCCGGCCATTCCTGTTGCAGTATGGATCATATGAACATAGTTTTGAATAACAACAATCTGTGTAGACACAAGGATTTTGCTCCGTAGAGAGTGAAGCGATTCACAGAGAGGCTAATATGTACATTGGTCCTCTCTTCCTCGAAGAGCTTGTTGACCACGTCAAAGTTGGGAGGGGCTCCGAGCCTCCACACCGTGTTCTTTTCGCCCTCGCCGTGGATGAACGACCGGTACTTGTCGCCTCCTGTTTCTGCAGACGCCATAGCTAATTGCTTTCCTCTCAAAATGGACAGGTTGATTGTGGTATTTGGAAGCGGCGAGTCAACTAAATAGTGAGGAACTGCATCATTGCAAACGTCACTGCGTTGGAAATTAAGAATAGTATACGCTATCCACCAACCCAATTCTCAAGCCGTCCCTGTCTCACTGAGTTGCCTCCAATCCTTTTGGCTGTAACTCGTGTCCACTGGAAAATGTTTAGACTTCTTTTTTTTTGACCATAGGAAAAAGGATTTTGCTTGTGATGACAGCTTGTCTCTTTCTTCTGCATGTTTTAATTATTTTCCCCCCTTGTCTAAGAAAACATAAAGCCTCATGCGCGCCTGTTTATAGCCAACGTTAATTGGCCGTTTGTATTACTGCTCTTGAGGATCGAGCTTACCGGAGAGTTGTTGTTCTCAGTACAATTAGCACACGCACACGTCTTCAACAACATCATGCATCCGGGCCTCTTGTGCATCCGTGCATCCATCCATGCCTGGCCGTCTGATCCAAATCACACGCGCAACTGCTAAACGTGACTAAATTTGCATTTACACGCCCGCCTAGAAACTATGATAGCGTATCATTCCAAATAAACCCCTAGATCGGTTTTCCTTCGTAGATTGAACGGAGTCTGACGGCGAGTCGGCGACCACACAGCGCAGCTtgcagcggccggcggcggcagccggcagggGAAAGCAGATGGCGCGGAGAGCGGTGGCGACTGGAGACCACTGAAGTTCCCAACGCGGCAGTCTGCGGCGGTCatgccggcggcgacgacgacgaatcCGGCCGGCGGCGAccatcaacggctccatgaccatGAAGGGCTTGCAACATGCATGGATACAACCTTACGTGCTTGTACATACAGCTGCTCATGCGTAGCACATGCGTGTATTCGTTGCAATACGAGTAATAGATCACAGGATGGCAACAGCTGGTAGCACAAATGTCGATTGATCCACTACCACACAAcggggaggatgacgacgagtcgGCATTCGGCAACCACACAGCCCCGCTTGAGCGGCCCGGGGTGGCCACGGAAAGCGGGTGGTGTGCAGAGCGGTGGCGACCACCGAagttctccgccgccgccgccgtcgcggaaCTGTACGATCTAGTTCTGACCTAAACGATTGGATGGGTTTATTTACAAAGATTTTAGTAGCTTACGGGTCCAGCGGGCGTGTAAGTGTAAAATAATCACAATATCCATCTCCTGCGTGCGATTTAAATCGGAGAGTGGTGGATGGATGGATGCATGGATGCACAGAAGCCCCAGATGCATAGGATATGTTGCCCACCTTGTCTTTGGCGCTTTTTGCTAACATAAAAAATGAGGTGGAACTGTGGATGTTCATGGGAGAGAATCGTTTGAAAGATACAATGTCGAGATAGTAGCATCATATCTAATTTTCGCTTTTATTTTTGTCAAATCTGTtgcttaattaatagattgggccAAATCAATTGCCCCCAGGGTATCAGCCTCAGCCCTTGGTCAAAATCAAATGCAAAAATCATGAAATAAGTGGACCCAAAGGTGGCGTTTGTACCAGAACAATAAAAACCTTTTTTAAGGAACCGTAAGCTTATTAATTAGGCAATAATATCCTTACAATTATTTGAGACGACCTCCAACACATGTTGGGACTGATCCACTAAGTAAACCATTTGCGCTATTGTTGCCTGATTGCGCTAACACGATCCACCTTGGTAATGCTACTATCTTGGCAAACCTTGTTGAATAATCTAGTAGCTTGGGTACTGTTTAGGGGTAGAAAGTTTGGATAATTGCACATTTGATCCCatgtgcatatgctcctgccattgtaaaaaaatattttaaagtgTCAAGAAAATTCCAAACAAAAATTCGGATACTGTTTCAATTAATTTTCAATTAACACTTTTCCGATGTAAAAGTAGTTAGAGCTCCACGTGTTTTGTGTGTTCAGGAGCAGGTCAATAGGATCGAGCATATCGATCACTTACATAAGGCctaagcccagctttaaattaataaagctacAAAGGTAGAGTACAAAGATGCCGAGAACAGCTTACGACGCAACACAATTACAAGCAAACACCAGAAATCATGAAGAACAGCTTGCAACAACATGGTCCTCTTTAGCTATTTGCAACCCGGTGCCGAAGAAATCAAGAGGGAGCCGGCTCGTGTGGCTTGACAAGGGAGAAACACCAGGTAGTTGCACAACAGCCACATCCGAGTCCATCGTCGAAGAAGGCTCCCTGCCTCCTCGCCCTAGCTTGAAGAGCGCCGCACCATCGACCGATGGAAACGCTCCCCTGAACCTGAATGCGGACTCGCCGGCGAGGATCGAAGTAGACCAAACCAAGCAAGAAACGCCAGGCCAAGCACATCGAGAAGCACCTCAGCGGACCGAAGATCGAACACGTCAGAGACAAAGCTACTGGGAACGCTGGAGAAGACACCGGCACACCTCCAACCACACATCAAACGCCCACACCCACCCTCAAGCACCCCAAGGCCGCGCCTTCGAGCAAGGGGAGCGACGCCAAGCGCCACCGCAACCCAATCCAACATTAGGTTTTCACCTGGGGTCATAGGAGGAGGGGGAAGGACAGTACCTCGACGACGCCCCCAACAAGGAAGGCGATGCCCATGGATGTCGTCGCCGTCGTGACCGGCACCACCTGTTAGGGAATTCTCCCGGTCGAAGAGTCCCGCCATCCTCTAAGACGATTCAAAACCAGCTAGACCGGGCGCATCCGAGGAGAGGAGGGGCTGGTGGCTTCCTATCTGACACCGGCGACCATCGAAGGAGCCCCCAGGCCACGACCAGCACCCTCCGGTTCCACGCCGTCCACACGGCCGCAGAGGCCGGCAAGCATCGGCGGACACCGCTCGCCGCCAAGCCGGTGCTGCCCCACCACCAGAACAGGGCCGCCACCCTGGGATCCCGATCTCCCACCGAGGCCGCCCTTACCTGAGGCCGAGCCAAGGGCCAAGCCATCGGAGCAGGGGCACCGCAGAGCAGCCGCATCGGCCATGGCGAGCCTGGCGTGGTGTTTCTCCTTCTACCCACAACGCGGAGAGCCAAGAGcctagatccccgccgcccccttcaccggggtGTCAGGCTTAGCCCGGCGGCGCCTCcgggagcgacgaggaggagaagaACGGAGGAGGGGGCATCAGTGGCCTAGGGTTTCGCCCCCTCGCTCGCTAGGAGGGGCGACGTGAGGGGAGCGGAGCCATCGATCACTTCTCAGCCGTGGGATGGCATGATCCGGTAGGAGAGGTGGCGATAGTTGCGGCATGTTTTCTTTTTCGAATAAGAAGCAAAACCCAAAAAGAAGCAATCGATGTACGACTGGACGCTGCACAAAACTAGTGAGTTCATCGTCTCTCTCCCTATCTCTCTCGATTTCGATCTAAAAGGAAACAAGAGGTATCAGAGCCACATCGAGGGTGATGTCGAAGACTCCAACAGCGTAAGAGAAGAACAACGGAGTGCATGTGGAGGCCGGCGCGTTAGGAAGGTCCAAGCCGCTGACGCCGTGGCGCATATCCGTGTCCCCAACTCAACGCCGTGGTTGTAGTACGTTGAGGTGCGACGAAGGAGAGATGGTGATCCGCGAGCGTGTCGTGCGGGAGAGCACCAGCTCGGTGAACTACCCCACCCTCACGCGATTCAACTACGTGGAGTGGGGGATGGTTATGCGTGTTCAGTTGCAGACCcaacatgatgaggacatccctacctcactactacctccgtcattgcaagttgaagatgatcctgctgtgaagctcaagtccaatgaagttaggattggaccaatgacacgagctcgtgcgaagctacttaaacaacaggtgaacttgttcctaaacgatactgtgattgatgagaactttatactacctaagtgctattatttatgtatgatcaggtacgaggagggagcaagcatcgcacgaggaggagaggagcagctggaccagaagatggacgtgaagctggacatggaactggacgtgaagacatcccatggacgcgcgagggaggagcgggaggcatgcgcgagaggaaaaGCTGAAGATCAGGCCGGTGCCAGATCCGGccgaccggccgtgccgccggaccatccggtcccaggcccagtCCGACCGGATCCTGAGCCGGGTCAGCCCGGTTTCCAACCGGGCGcaacgcttgtgccatccgggcactatccagtatgcccggaagcatcgcccggtcaccacccggtgccaggtccggtttgaaccggaccggccggtcccagacccggtcgaccggccgccagaccggccgactccgagtctgtcttgACCAGATCTGTTCTGGgttggttattttcgtacttttttgacctgaggtcgtcctggacgcctatataagtcgataggacgcccccaaagttgcttgagaccacgtttaagataaaccctagtttttagttgtttgctctgcaaaactattgaattccctacaccatattgcttgatattgtgtagatcccgataaagttttgtgtgatctgctgttccattcggaattagacggttgcaactgacCATTTTGTGTTCGGCGGctgcgtgcgcaagtgtgtggagttgcgaatatcttgcagggttgagagctattgcattggcgacagggaccaatcgagagatctcgttgcgtcatacatgtTATCATCCACTATATCGTCATGTTCCTCcactgctatcaccccgtgatcatcatcaccaccgttgcttactgagaagatcgggccaccccttatcatcttggtatcacaaCATGTGACTGAGTCGGCGCGGATGACCACGACGATGACCACGCGATGCTCGCGGCTCTGCTTCACACCATTTCACCGGAGTTGGTGCTCATGCTTGCCGTCAAGGACCGCACCATGATGGTGTGCGAGACCAGCGAGACGATGCGgctcgactgcgagcgcatcagaGAAACCAAGGCGCAGACGCGGCGTCGCTAGTGGGAGGAGCTACGGTTCAGGCCAGCTAGTCGATCGAAGACTTAGCCATTCGCTTGACGGCCATCGTCAACGGCATTGAGCTACTGAGCGATCCCGTCGAAGAGTACAAGGTGG contains:
- the LOC124660582 gene encoding isocitrate dehydrogenase [NADP]-like codes for the protein MEFQKIVVANPIVEMDGDEMTRIIWKWIKDKLIFPFLDLDIKYYDLGLPNRDATGDKVTIESAEATLKYNVAIKCATVTPDEGRVKEFNLKAMWRSPNGTIRNILNGTVFREPIICKNVPRLVPGWTKPICIGRHAFGDQYRATDVIIRGPGKLKLVFDGVEEQIELDVFNFNGAGGVALSMYNTDESIRAFAESSMNVAYQKRWPLYLSTKNTILKKYDGRFKDIFQENYEKIWRGKFEKAGIWYEHRLIDDMVAYALKSEGGYVWACKNYDGDVQSDLIAQGFGSLGLMTSVLVCPDGRTVEAEAAHGTVTRHYRVHQKGGETSTNSIASIFAWSTGLAHRAKLDDNKRLLDFTQKLEAACVGTVESGKMTKDLALLIHGPTVSRDKYLNTLEFIDAVADELKTSLSVKSKL
- the LOC124660583 gene encoding pathogen-related protein-like, which translates into the protein MASAETGGDKYRSFIHGEGEKNTVWRLGAPPNFDVVNKLFEEERTNEWPEGSVEEKVQRLLKTWEMEMFHKVRPEDQKCVHSQGFTASTNGMKALTRKEWSAMGGYNAFLSTTLPSEHRIYDPDKETVDSGMSTFLTAFPRGFAIEVLDVYSSDPPKVAFKFRHWGYMEGPFKGHPPHGQRVEFFGVCIFHVDEEMKVEKAEYYYERGNFLASFLSPPAASAASASGCPMMKAN